Part of the Actinomycetes bacterium genome is shown below.
GGCGACAACCCCAGTTAGGACCGGCGCGCAGCAGGCGCTCGTCACCCCGGCGAACACCCCGAGGCCGTACACGCCCGCCGGTCCGGTCCGGCCAGTCGCCTGCCGCCCGGGCGTGGGCAGGCGCAGATCCCCGCCGGCTAGGGTGTAGGCGGCCAGGGCGAGCAGGAGCACCCCGCCGGTGGTGTAGATGGCCGTGTGGCCGGCGATGAGCGCCCGGCGCAGCGCGACCGCGCCAAGCGCCAGGGGCAG
Proteins encoded:
- a CDS encoding cytochrome c biogenesis protein CcdA, with protein sequence MSGSIFYGGSLLAALVAGAVALFAPCCLSVMLPAYFASAFANRRLLVAMTFVFGAGSATVILPLALGAVALRRALIAGHTAIYTTGGVLLLALAAYTLAGGDLRLPTPGRQATGRTGPAGVYGLGVFAGVTSACCAPVLTGVVA